From the genome of Gracilibacillus salitolerans, one region includes:
- a CDS encoding DUF3231 family protein gives MEHNHDNIKLTSAEVSYLWNTYLGDSLSICVFKYFLEHVEDKEIKTITTHALDLSQQHIETIQSIFLNEGIQIPQGFTEQDVNLKSKRLFTDVFYLKYIKNMTKGGLATYGRLLQNIYRHDIRSFFSKCLTSTIELDTEVVRLLLEKGIAACPPTIPYPQKIEFVHKQSFFLEGLGRRDALTGAEVANLHSNIETNQLGTSLAIAFSQVAQSNKVRKFILRGNDIASKHIKVFSSYLEMNSLPVPMSFDQEVTESTESPFSDKLMLFHFGLMIYAGIGNYGVAISESRKSDLVVDYTRLTAEILKLSEDFANIIVANEWLEQPPLSANRKDLTKG, from the coding sequence TTGGAACATAATCACGACAATATTAAATTAACATCTGCTGAAGTGTCATATTTATGGAATACTTATCTTGGTGACAGTTTGTCTATTTGTGTCTTTAAGTATTTTCTTGAACACGTCGAGGATAAAGAAATTAAAACAATCACAACTCACGCATTAGATTTATCTCAGCAACATATTGAGACTATTCAAAGCATCTTTTTAAATGAGGGAATACAGATTCCACAAGGTTTTACTGAACAAGATGTAAATCTAAAATCCAAACGATTATTTACGGATGTTTTTTATTTGAAATATATAAAGAATATGACAAAGGGTGGTCTAGCTACTTATGGAAGGCTTTTACAGAATATTTACCGCCACGATATACGTTCTTTTTTTTCAAAATGTCTAACATCTACTATCGAACTGGATACAGAAGTTGTACGGCTTTTATTAGAAAAAGGAATAGCAGCGTGTCCACCAACTATTCCATATCCACAAAAAATAGAGTTCGTACATAAACAGTCATTTTTCTTAGAAGGACTTGGTAGAAGAGATGCACTTACCGGAGCAGAGGTAGCTAATCTACATTCAAATATCGAAACAAATCAATTAGGGACAAGTCTTGCTATTGCTTTTAGCCAAGTTGCTCAATCTAATAAAGTACGTAAGTTTATTTTGAGAGGAAATGATATAGCATCTAAACATATAAAAGTTTTTAGTAGCTATTTAGAAATGAACTCACTTCCCGTTCCTATGTCGTTTGACCAAGAAGTAACTGAATCAACAGAGTCTCCTTTTTCTGATAAGTTAATGCTATTTCACTTTGGTCTTATGATTTATGCTGGTATTGGGAATTATGGAGTAGCTATATCTGAAAGTCGGAAAAGTGATTTAGTTGTGGATTATACACGACTAACAGCAGAGATTTTGAAATTATCTGAGGACTTTGCCAACATTATCGTTGCAAATGAGTGGTTAGAACAACCCCCATTATCTGCTAATCGAAAAGACTTAACAAAGGGTTAA